The Miltoncostaea oceani genome includes a region encoding these proteins:
- the rpsA gene encoding 30S ribosomal protein S1, translated as MTTTDTPEITTVSEVPDLDAPVIDLDFDTPVRTLDGPEYIEVDGEMVPNYDGTLPVFSEGDVVSGRVVRIDKDEVLVDIGYKSEGVIPLPELSIRKSVKPEDEVQLGEWVDALVMQKEDQDGRLILSKKRARFEKAWKRIEAAAAAGENVEGTVIEVVKGGLILDLGVRGFLPASLVDIRRVQDLDEFLGRKLECKVIELNRNRNNVVLSRRAVLEDERREVRQKILDELQPGQVVEGVISNIVEFGAFVDLDGIDGLIHISELSWSHVNHPSEVLAIGEKVKVKVLDIDRDRQRISLGLKQTQADPWQSVIESYQVNDVVEGKVTKVVTFGAFVEIHAGVEGLVHISELAAHHVENPREVVNQGDVLAVRVIEIDADRRRLSLSLKRVADSDSVQHHLPEDVRAAIAEVSGPTGPAALAAAEAQAAEAAEESDVDADDATVQDDTAVEAEAPAEEAPVAEVADDAPAAEEAPEASELDAIEPETAPAEDAAVPVDAAPDGDADDAPAEA; from the coding sequence ACCCTGCCGGTCTTCTCCGAGGGGGACGTCGTCAGCGGGAGGGTGGTGAGGATCGACAAGGACGAGGTCCTCGTCGACATCGGCTACAAGAGCGAGGGGGTCATCCCCCTCCCCGAGCTGTCCATCCGCAAGAGCGTCAAGCCGGAGGACGAGGTCCAGCTCGGCGAGTGGGTCGACGCCCTCGTCATGCAGAAGGAGGACCAGGACGGCCGCCTGATCCTCTCCAAGAAGCGCGCCCGCTTCGAGAAGGCCTGGAAGCGCATCGAGGCGGCCGCCGCCGCCGGCGAGAACGTCGAGGGCACGGTCATCGAGGTGGTCAAGGGCGGCCTGATCCTCGACCTCGGGGTCCGCGGCTTCCTGCCCGCCTCGCTGGTCGACATCCGCCGCGTCCAGGACCTCGACGAGTTCCTCGGCCGCAAGCTCGAGTGCAAGGTCATCGAGCTGAACCGCAACCGCAACAACGTCGTGCTGTCGCGGCGCGCGGTCCTCGAGGACGAGCGGCGCGAGGTGCGCCAGAAGATCCTCGACGAGCTGCAGCCCGGCCAGGTGGTGGAGGGCGTCATCTCCAACATCGTCGAGTTCGGCGCGTTCGTGGACCTCGACGGCATCGACGGCCTCATCCACATCTCCGAGCTCTCCTGGAGCCACGTCAACCACCCGTCCGAGGTGCTGGCGATCGGCGAGAAGGTCAAGGTCAAGGTGCTCGACATCGACCGGGACCGCCAGCGGATCTCGCTCGGCCTCAAGCAGACGCAGGCCGACCCGTGGCAGAGCGTCATCGAGAGCTACCAGGTCAACGACGTCGTCGAGGGCAAGGTCACGAAGGTCGTCACGTTCGGCGCCTTCGTCGAGATCCACGCCGGCGTCGAGGGCCTCGTCCACATCTCGGAGCTCGCCGCGCACCACGTCGAGAACCCCCGTGAGGTCGTGAACCAGGGCGACGTCCTCGCCGTCCGGGTCATCGAGATCGACGCCGACCGCCGCCGCCTCTCGCTCAGCCTCAAGCGCGTCGCCGACAGCGACTCGGTGCAGCACCACCTGCCCGAGGACGTCCGCGCCGCGATCGCCGAGGTCAGCGGCCCGACCGGCCCCGCCGCGCTCGCCGCCGCCGAGGCCCAGGCGGCCGAAGCCGCCGAGGAGTCCGACGTGGACGCCGACGACGCGACCGTGCAGGACGACACGGCCGTCGAGGCCGAGGCCCCCGCCGAGGAGGCCCCGGTCGCCGAGGTCGCGGACGACGCGCCCGCCGCGGAGGAGGCCCCCGAGGCCTCCGAGCTGGACGCGATCGAGCCCGAGACCGCACCGGCCGAGGACGCGGCCGTCCCGGTGGACGCCGCCCCGGACGGCGACGCGGACGACGCCCCCGCCGAGGCCTGA
- the coaE gene encoding dephospho-CoA kinase (Dephospho-CoA kinase (CoaE) performs the final step in coenzyme A biosynthesis.), with amino-acid sequence MLALTGGIGAGKSAALAAFADLGAATLSSDAVVHAVYTDPEVVAAVRARFGDDVIDASGAVDRRLLGPRALAQEGGLRFLEQLVHPRVGAAREAWIAAEAARVPPPDLLVCEVPVLFEAGLADRFDAVLVVTASDAVRRARVEARGQDFDALSGRQTPEAEKVARADRSYVNDGDLAGLRAWVADRHAEYAGRVTHAPIDRH; translated from the coding sequence CTGCTCGCCCTCACGGGCGGGATCGGCGCCGGCAAGTCCGCGGCGCTCGCCGCGTTCGCCGACCTCGGCGCCGCGACGCTCTCGAGCGACGCGGTCGTGCACGCGGTGTACACCGACCCCGAGGTCGTCGCGGCGGTGCGCGCACGCTTCGGTGACGACGTCATCGATGCGTCGGGCGCCGTCGACCGGAGGCTGCTCGGGCCCCGCGCGCTCGCGCAGGAGGGCGGCCTGCGGTTCCTGGAGCAGCTCGTCCACCCCCGCGTGGGCGCCGCCCGCGAGGCGTGGATCGCCGCCGAGGCGGCCCGCGTCCCGCCACCCGATCTGCTGGTCTGCGAGGTGCCGGTGCTGTTCGAGGCGGGCCTCGCCGACCGGTTCGACGCCGTCCTCGTGGTGACCGCGTCCGACGCCGTCCGCCGCGCGCGCGTCGAGGCGCGCGGACAGGACTTCGACGCCCTCAGCGGCCGCCAGACGCCGGAGGCCGAGAAGGTCGCGCGCGCCGACCGCTCGTACGTCAACGACGGCGACCTCGCGGGCCTCCGGGCGTGGGTGGCCGACCGGCACGCCGAGTACGCTGGTCGGGTCACCCATGCGCCGATCGACCGTCACTGA
- a CDS encoding lytic transglycosylase domain-containing protein, translating to MRRSTVTERAPAGHGALADTPAPPPRRSRRRGLRGLLVALVVLGGLLGGWYAVHQEMPAWYARLWYPLEYEDAINEEAARQGLDPALVAAVVNAESGFLPDSRSSQGAVGLMQMLPETARFVAGLPSRPSPSPSRLEDPAVNIAYGTRYLRYLVDRHGTVPLALAAYNGGETNLAEWLDEAAVRGESLDIPHDIPFTETRAFVTRVLDTAPIYRRAYGDRLDAPPVP from the coding sequence ATGCGCCGATCGACCGTCACTGAGCGTGCCCCCGCCGGGCACGGTGCCCTCGCCGACACCCCGGCCCCGCCGCCACGGCGGAGTCGGCGCCGCGGGCTCCGCGGGCTGCTGGTCGCCCTCGTCGTCCTCGGCGGGCTCCTGGGAGGCTGGTACGCGGTCCACCAGGAGATGCCCGCCTGGTACGCGCGCCTCTGGTACCCCCTCGAGTACGAGGACGCCATCAACGAGGAGGCCGCCCGGCAGGGCCTCGACCCGGCCCTCGTCGCGGCGGTCGTGAACGCCGAGAGCGGCTTCCTGCCCGACTCGCGGTCGAGCCAGGGCGCCGTCGGCCTGATGCAGATGCTCCCCGAGACCGCACGGTTCGTCGCGGGGCTCCCCAGCCGCCCGAGCCCGTCCCCGAGCCGCCTCGAGGACCCGGCGGTGAACATCGCCTACGGCACCCGCTACCTGCGGTACCTCGTCGACCGCCACGGCACCGTGCCGCTCGCGCTGGCCGCCTACAACGGGGGCGAGACGAACCTGGCCGAGTGGCTCGACGAGGCGGCGGTGCGCGGTGAGTCGCTCGACATCCCGCACGACATCCCCTTCACGGAGACGCGGGCGTTCGTGACGCGGGTGCTCGACACTGCGCCGATCTACCGCCGCGCCTACGGCGACCGCCTGGACGCGCCCCCCGTGCCGTGA
- a CDS encoding DUF1697 domain-containing protein has translation MSRQVALLRAVNVGTARPVPMAALRDLAEELGATGVATHLRSGNLVYDTPDPPARMATRLARALGERFGFEVPVVVRTAAEMRRIVAGNPLPAQAAEDPRRLQVVFLSARPPAGTLSGLGSEDVGDDAIRVAGREVYVWSPGGITGSPGLAALGRRRLPVVATARNWRTVERLVAMLGD, from the coding sequence GTGAGCCGCCAGGTGGCGCTGCTGCGCGCCGTCAACGTCGGCACCGCGCGCCCCGTCCCGATGGCCGCCCTGCGCGACCTGGCGGAGGAGCTCGGAGCGACGGGCGTCGCGACCCACCTCCGCAGCGGCAACCTGGTCTACGACACGCCCGATCCCCCCGCCCGGATGGCCACCCGGCTCGCGCGGGCCCTCGGGGAGCGGTTCGGGTTCGAGGTCCCCGTCGTGGTGCGCACCGCCGCCGAGATGCGGCGGATCGTCGCGGGGAACCCCCTGCCGGCGCAGGCCGCGGAGGACCCCCGCCGCCTGCAGGTGGTGTTCCTGTCGGCCCGGCCCCCGGCGGGGACCCTGTCGGGCCTCGGGTCCGAGGACGTCGGCGACGACGCGATCCGGGTCGCGGGGCGCGAGGTGTACGTCTGGTCGCCGGGCGGCATCACCGGCTCCCCCGGCCTCGCGGCGCTCGGGCGCCGCCGCCTCCCGGTCGTGGCCACGGCGCGCAACTGGCGCACCGTCGAGCGCCTCGTCGCGATGCTCGGCGACTGA
- the ybaK gene encoding Cys-tRNA(Pro) deacylase: MARTRGGGTPATVALTRAGVPFTPRPYDHDPRAESYGAEAAAALGVPPERVLKTLMASVDGALVVAVVPVAGHLDLKALARALGGRSAAMADPAAAARATGYVLGGISPIGQRRPHPTVIDDTALGHATVLVSGGRRGFDIELSPADLVHVTAAVTAPIARP; encoded by the coding sequence ATGGCGCGGACGCGCGGAGGCGGGACACCGGCGACGGTCGCCCTCACCCGGGCCGGCGTGCCGTTCACGCCCCGGCCGTACGACCACGACCCGCGGGCGGAGTCGTACGGCGCGGAGGCGGCGGCCGCGCTCGGCGTGCCCCCGGAGCGGGTGCTGAAGACGCTGATGGCGTCGGTCGACGGGGCCCTCGTCGTCGCCGTCGTCCCGGTCGCGGGGCACCTCGACCTGAAGGCCCTCGCCCGGGCCCTCGGCGGGAGGTCCGCCGCGATGGCCGACCCGGCAGCCGCCGCCCGGGCCACCGGCTACGTCCTCGGGGGGATCTCCCCCATCGGTCAGCGCCGCCCCCACCCCACCGTCATCGACGACACGGCCCTCGGCCACGCCACCGTCCTCGTGTCCGGCGGGCGGCGCGGGTTCGACATCGAGCTGTCCCCGGCCGACCTCGTGCACGTCACGGCGGCCGTCACGGCGCCGATCGCCCGCCCCTGA
- a CDS encoding helix-turn-helix domain-containing protein — translation MTQDSTLEESARRRLRTLRTARGWSLDDLAARSHISASTLSRLESGRRRLAVDHLVTLARALDTTVEDLVATADDGDVVIRPRHDESGRTTFWRLSHRDDPTGRTVVKMRIPEADGPPELRVHRGRDWFYVLSGVVRLRLGERDVHVEAGHAASFDTMTPHAISGHGGPVEILSILDHDGERAHLHD, via the coding sequence ATGACGCAAGACTCGACGCTGGAGGAGTCGGCCCGCCGGCGCCTGCGCACCCTCCGCACGGCGCGTGGCTGGTCGCTGGACGACCTCGCCGCGCGGTCGCACATCAGCGCGTCCACGCTCAGCCGCCTCGAGAGCGGCCGGCGCCGCCTGGCGGTCGACCACCTCGTGACCCTCGCGCGGGCGCTCGACACGACGGTCGAGGACCTCGTCGCCACCGCCGACGACGGCGACGTCGTCATCCGTCCGCGCCATGACGAGAGCGGTCGCACCACGTTCTGGCGCCTCTCCCACCGCGACGACCCGACGGGGCGCACCGTCGTGAAGATGCGAATCCCGGAGGCGGACGGCCCGCCCGAGCTGCGCGTGCACCGCGGGCGGGACTGGTTCTACGTGCTCAGCGGCGTCGTGCGGCTGCGCCTGGGCGAGCGGGACGTCCACGTCGAGGCCGGCCACGCCGCGAGCTTCGACACGATGACGCCCCACGCGATCAGCGGGCACGGCGGCCCCGTCGAGATCCTCTCGATCCTCGACCACGACGGGGAGCGGGCGCACCTCCATGACTGA
- a CDS encoding class I SAM-dependent methyltransferase — MTHAHTHTGSAPFDDERMVAIIAAEAEAAGGLTPRAIARTCAALGWTDRTRVERIADLGSGPGVDACALATAFPAATVAAVDDAPAMRAATTRRAAAAGLAGRVEGVALSLDGDLAALGPLDLAWAALSLHHLRDVDATLRAIAARLRPGGGLCVLERHTPPRLRPADDLDRAGLWERVDDALSARDARDRASGHAHDDLDRLAGRVAAAGLDVVDAGVLEDTVTLPASPACALLVTRHVQAARRTVGDALAPADVAALDDPGAPARLGRAAATATATRLLVVAAPGREGGQGRSMSSMR, encoded by the coding sequence ATGACCCATGCCCACACCCACACCGGCTCGGCCCCGTTCGACGACGAGCGGATGGTCGCGATCATCGCCGCCGAGGCGGAGGCCGCCGGGGGCCTGACGCCCCGGGCCATCGCGCGCACCTGCGCCGCGCTCGGGTGGACCGACCGCACGCGGGTGGAGCGGATCGCCGACCTGGGATCGGGCCCGGGCGTCGACGCCTGCGCCCTGGCGACGGCGTTCCCCGCCGCCACGGTCGCCGCCGTCGACGACGCCCCCGCGATGCGGGCGGCCACGACGCGCCGGGCCGCGGCCGCGGGCCTCGCCGGGCGGGTCGAGGGCGTCGCCCTGTCGCTCGACGGCGACCTCGCGGCGCTCGGCCCGCTCGACCTCGCGTGGGCGGCACTGTCGCTGCACCACCTGCGCGACGTCGACGCGACGCTGCGGGCGATCGCGGCGCGGCTGCGCCCGGGCGGCGGCCTGTGCGTGCTGGAGCGCCACACCCCGCCGCGGCTGCGCCCCGCCGACGACCTCGACCGCGCCGGACTGTGGGAGCGCGTCGACGACGCGCTCTCGGCGCGCGACGCGCGGGACCGGGCGTCGGGGCATGCCCACGACGACCTCGACCGGCTCGCCGGCCGGGTGGCGGCGGCGGGCCTGGACGTCGTGGACGCCGGCGTGCTGGAGGACACCGTCACCCTGCCGGCGTCGCCGGCCTGCGCGCTGCTCGTGACGCGGCACGTGCAGGCGGCGCGCCGCACCGTCGGCGACGCCCTCGCGCCCGCCGACGTGGCGGCCCTCGACGATCCCGGCGCGCCCGCCCGGCTCGGCCGCGCGGCGGCGACGGCGACCGCCACCCGCCTGCTGGTCGTCGCCGCCCCGGGGCGGGAGGGCGGTCAGGGACGCTCGATGAGCTCGATGCGGTAG
- a CDS encoding VOC family protein yields the protein MHFDHTMVRVLDEERSIAFYRSLGFEEVRRARVGGDTATVVFLGLPGEEPRLELTLNDGRTEPYVQGEAYGHIALTTPDMDAELAALAARGITPEKPPYASRPGGSRICFIRDPDGYRIELIERP from the coding sequence ATGCACTTCGACCACACCATGGTCCGCGTCCTCGACGAGGAGCGGTCGATCGCGTTCTACCGCTCCCTCGGCTTCGAGGAGGTCCGGCGGGCACGGGTCGGGGGTGACACCGCCACCGTCGTGTTCCTCGGCCTGCCCGGCGAGGAGCCACGCCTCGAGCTGACCCTCAACGACGGCCGCACCGAGCCGTACGTCCAGGGTGAGGCGTACGGCCACATCGCCCTGACGACGCCGGACATGGACGCCGAGCTGGCGGCCCTCGCCGCGCGGGGGATCACGCCGGAGAAGCCCCCGTACGCGTCGCGCCCCGGCGGCTCCCGCATCTGCTTCATCCGCGACCCCGACGGCTACCGCATCGAGCTCATCGAGCGTCCCTGA
- the uvrB gene encoding excinuclease ABC subunit UvrB, with protein MVPFDISPAYLPTGDQPKAIAELRAGLDRGDRFQTLLGVTGSGKTFTMAQVIANSARPALVIAHNKTLAAQLCNEFRELLPSAAVEYFVSYYDYYQPEAYIAATDTYIEKDSSINDEIDRLRHAATAALLARRDVVIVASVSCIYGLGSAEVYRDRVLVLTVGEEHSREKIFRRLVETQYQRNDTVLERGRFRVKGDTLEVQPADAETAYRISMFGDEVESITEYDPLTGEVYGDLKHLAIYPATHYITPPETIDRSIREIREELEEQLALFESAGKLVEAHRLRQRTEYDMEMIRELGFCSGIENYSRILDGRRPGEPPHTLLDFFPDDFLCFIDESHNTMGQLRGMYEGDRSRKLALIDAGFRLPSALDNRPLQLPEFLERVNQTIFVSATPGDFEQRSSENVVEQIIRPTGLVDPEVDVRPTTHQIDDLLGEIRDRTDRGERALVTTLTKKMAEDLTEYLTEAGVRARYLHSEIDTLERIRIVRSLRLGEFDVLVGVNLLREGLDLPEVTLVAILDADKEGFLRGTTSLIQTIGRAARNVRGRVVMYADRETDAMRTAIGETNRRRAIQVAYNEEHGITPASIIKGVSDIVELLGLGDAPVAPRRGRRGEVDALADVGSDELERMIVEREQEMFVAAEDLKFELAARLRDEIADLRREQLERAGAGEGAGADGAPPALAGGGGGPPARGSAPVPRKQGRRPQGGGRGRR; from the coding sequence GTGGTCCCCTTCGACATCTCACCGGCGTACCTGCCGACCGGTGACCAGCCGAAGGCCATCGCCGAGCTGCGCGCCGGCCTCGACCGGGGCGACCGCTTCCAGACGCTCCTCGGCGTCACCGGCTCGGGCAAGACCTTCACGATGGCCCAGGTGATCGCGAACTCCGCGCGCCCCGCGCTGGTCATCGCGCACAACAAGACCCTGGCCGCGCAGCTCTGCAACGAGTTCCGCGAGCTGCTGCCCTCGGCGGCGGTCGAGTACTTCGTCTCGTACTACGACTACTACCAGCCCGAGGCCTACATCGCGGCCACGGACACCTACATCGAGAAGGACTCGTCGATCAACGACGAGATCGACCGGCTCCGCCACGCCGCCACCGCGGCCCTGCTCGCGCGGCGGGACGTCGTCATCGTGGCGTCGGTCAGCTGCATCTACGGCCTCGGGTCGGCGGAGGTGTACCGCGACCGGGTCCTGGTGCTGACGGTGGGGGAGGAGCACTCCCGCGAGAAGATCTTCCGGAGGCTCGTCGAGACCCAGTACCAGCGCAACGACACGGTGCTGGAGCGCGGGCGGTTCCGGGTGAAGGGCGACACCCTCGAGGTCCAGCCCGCCGACGCCGAGACGGCGTACCGCATCTCGATGTTCGGCGACGAGGTCGAGAGCATCACCGAGTACGACCCGTTGACGGGCGAGGTGTACGGCGATCTGAAGCACCTCGCGATCTATCCGGCGACGCACTACATCACGCCGCCGGAGACCATCGACCGGTCGATCCGGGAGATCCGCGAGGAGCTCGAGGAGCAGCTCGCGCTGTTCGAGTCGGCGGGGAAGCTCGTCGAGGCGCACCGCCTGCGGCAGCGCACCGAGTACGACATGGAGATGATCCGCGAGCTGGGGTTCTGCTCCGGCATCGAGAACTACTCGCGCATCCTCGACGGGCGGCGGCCGGGTGAGCCGCCGCACACCCTCCTCGACTTCTTCCCCGACGACTTCCTCTGCTTCATCGACGAGTCGCACAACACGATGGGCCAGCTGCGCGGCATGTACGAGGGCGACCGGTCCCGCAAGCTCGCGCTGATCGACGCGGGGTTCCGGCTGCCGTCGGCCCTCGACAACCGGCCGCTGCAGCTCCCCGAGTTCCTGGAGCGGGTGAACCAGACGATCTTCGTGTCGGCGACGCCCGGCGACTTCGAGCAGCGCAGCTCCGAGAACGTCGTGGAGCAGATCATCCGCCCGACGGGGCTGGTCGACCCCGAGGTCGATGTGCGCCCGACGACGCACCAGATCGACGACCTCCTCGGCGAGATCCGCGACCGGACCGACCGCGGCGAGCGCGCCCTGGTGACGACGCTGACGAAGAAGATGGCGGAGGACCTCACCGAGTACCTGACCGAGGCGGGGGTGCGGGCGCGGTACCTCCACTCCGAGATCGACACGCTGGAGCGCATCCGCATCGTCCGCTCCCTCCGGCTCGGCGAGTTCGACGTGCTGGTCGGGGTGAACCTGCTGCGGGAGGGGCTGGACCTGCCGGAGGTGACCCTCGTCGCGATCCTCGACGCCGACAAGGAGGGGTTCCTGCGGGGGACGACCTCCCTGATCCAGACGATCGGCCGCGCCGCGCGGAACGTCCGGGGGCGGGTCGTGATGTACGCGGACCGCGAGACCGACGCGATGCGCACCGCGATCGGCGAGACGAACCGGCGCCGGGCGATCCAGGTCGCGTACAACGAGGAGCACGGCATCACGCCCGCCTCGATCATCAAGGGCGTGTCCGACATCGTGGAGCTGCTCGGCCTGGGCGACGCGCCCGTCGCGCCCCGCCGTGGCCGCCGTGGCGAGGTCGACGCCCTCGCCGACGTCGGGTCGGACGAGCTGGAGCGGATGATCGTGGAGCGCGAGCAGGAGATGTTCGTCGCGGCGGAGGACCTGAAGTTCGAGCTCGCCGCCCGCCTGCGCGACGAGATCGCCGACCTGCGGCGGGAGCAGCTGGAGCGGGCGGGGGCCGGCGAGGGCGCCGGCGCCGACGGCGCGCCCCCGGCGCTTGCGGGGGGTGGCGGTGGTCCGCCGGCGCGGGGGTCGGCGCCGGTGCCGCGCAAGCAGGGGCGGCGTCCGCAGGGAGGGGGCAGGGGGCGGCGGTGA
- a CDS encoding VOC family protein has protein sequence MIPARLTVVTRIVDDVPAMRRFYEGLGWEATGEPDDDHAVFVTGGATLFLWSSRQAEGEVVGAMRALGHAPRGVVLAVNVATRDEVDAAIAAARAAGATIVNEPEDRPWGGRSGHWCDPDGMPWEVAWVPGATVGTEPAMTWPDPGAPPEA, from the coding sequence GTGATCCCCGCCCGACTGACCGTCGTCACCCGCATCGTCGATGACGTCCCCGCCATGCGCCGCTTCTACGAGGGCCTCGGCTGGGAGGCGACGGGGGAACCCGACGACGACCACGCCGTCTTCGTCACCGGTGGCGCGACCCTGTTCCTCTGGTCGTCCCGCCAGGCGGAGGGTGAGGTGGTGGGCGCGATGCGGGCCCTCGGCCACGCCCCCCGCGGCGTCGTGCTCGCCGTCAACGTCGCAACCCGCGACGAGGTCGACGCCGCCATCGCCGCCGCCCGCGCCGCCGGGGCGACGATCGTCAACGAACCCGAGGACCGCCCGTGGGGCGGACGGTCCGGCCACTGGTGCGACCCCGACGGCATGCCGTGGGAGGTCGCGTGGGTCCCCGGCGCCACCGTCGGGACGGAGCCGGCGATGACCTGGCCCGACCCCGGCGCGCCCCCCGAGGCCTAG
- a CDS encoding nitroreductase family protein, with protein MAELELTPDEVLATTRTVRKRLDLERPVARELIEECLRLAQQAPSGGNRQGAVFVVVTDPERRRALADIYRRSWDRYVSEGVSAGPPRASTPPGGRDLQKRIGRSAAYLAEHLAEVPVHIVPCHPGRTESREQVVQASAFGSVLPAVWSLMLAARARGLGTAWTTIHLFHEREAAEVLGIPYEEYSQVALIPLAHTIGTEFKPGPRVPLDGFVRWDSW; from the coding sequence ATGGCCGAACTCGAACTGACCCCCGACGAGGTGCTCGCGACGACGCGGACGGTGCGGAAGCGCCTCGACCTGGAGCGCCCCGTCGCCCGTGAGCTGATCGAGGAGTGCCTCCGCCTCGCCCAGCAGGCGCCGAGCGGCGGCAACCGGCAGGGCGCCGTCTTCGTCGTCGTCACCGATCCGGAGCGGCGGCGGGCCCTCGCGGACATCTACCGGCGGTCGTGGGACCGGTACGTGTCGGAGGGCGTCTCGGCGGGGCCGCCGAGGGCGAGCACGCCCCCGGGGGGGCGTGACCTGCAGAAGCGCATCGGCCGCTCCGCCGCCTACCTCGCGGAGCACCTGGCGGAGGTCCCCGTCCACATCGTCCCCTGCCACCCGGGACGGACGGAGTCGCGGGAGCAGGTGGTGCAGGCCTCCGCGTTCGGCTCGGTCCTCCCCGCCGTCTGGAGCCTGATGCTCGCCGCCCGCGCCCGGGGCCTCGGGACGGCGTGGACGACGATCCACCTCTTCCACGAGCGCGAGGCGGCGGAGGTGCTGGGGATCCCCTACGAGGAGTACTCGCAGGTCGCCCTGATCCCCCTCGCCCACACGATCGGCACGGAGTTCAAGCCCGGTCCCCGGGTCCCCCTCGACGGCTTCGTCCGGTGGGACTCCTGGTAG
- a CDS encoding DUF427 domain-containing protein, whose protein sequence is MTLMLGAGPFGQAPAGRLSVDVPRAGLTFLDPYPRRLRGVLAGTVLVDSHRACLLHEHGHLPRAYFPRDDVRMDLLAPGSRVARSATRDGGTYWTARVGGRVAQDAAWTYPDPPLDGLVAFHVGALDEWWEEDERMLGHVRDPYHRCDALPSSRRVRLLIDGVVVADSTRAHVLYETGLPPRWYLPREDVAVRLTPTALETSCAYKGHARWWTAVVGGRRWENVAWTYPDPRRDAGPVAGAVAFFGETVDHEIDGELQPRPRSPWGEPGWWRSVREFERSV, encoded by the coding sequence ATGACCCTGATGCTCGGCGCCGGCCCCTTCGGACAGGCCCCCGCGGGGCGCCTGAGCGTGGACGTGCCACGCGCGGGACTGACGTTCCTCGACCCGTACCCGCGGCGCCTGCGGGGGGTGCTCGCGGGGACGGTGCTGGTCGACAGCCACCGCGCGTGCCTGCTGCACGAGCACGGGCACCTGCCGCGGGCGTACTTCCCGCGTGACGACGTGCGGATGGACCTGCTCGCGCCGGGGAGCCGCGTCGCCCGGTCCGCCACCCGGGACGGCGGCACCTACTGGACGGCGCGGGTCGGCGGCCGGGTCGCGCAGGACGCGGCGTGGACGTATCCCGATCCGCCGCTGGACGGCCTCGTCGCGTTCCACGTCGGGGCGCTCGACGAGTGGTGGGAGGAGGACGAGCGGATGCTCGGCCACGTCCGCGACCCCTACCACCGGTGCGACGCGCTGCCGTCGTCGCGCCGTGTGCGGCTCCTCATCGACGGGGTCGTCGTCGCGGACAGCACCCGGGCTCACGTCCTCTACGAGACGGGGCTGCCGCCGCGGTGGTACCTGCCCCGCGAGGACGTGGCGGTGCGGTTGACGCCGACGGCGCTGGAGACGTCGTGCGCGTACAAGGGGCATGCGCGCTGGTGGACGGCGGTGGTCGGCGGGCGACGGTGGGAGAACGTCGCGTGGACGTACCCCGATCCGCGCCGCGACGCGGGTCCGGTTGCGGGGGCGGTGGCGTTCTTCGGGGAGACGGTCGACCACGAGATCGACGGCGAGCTCCAGCCCCGTCCGCGGAGCCCCTGGGGTGAGCCCGGGTGGTGGAGGTCCGTCCGGGAGTTCGAGCGGTCGGTGTGA